From the genome of Deinococcus sp. AJ005, one region includes:
- a CDS encoding DUF1345 domain-containing protein, which produces MTDTSRHPPAVARLLLGAGVGILAGLLTPHVWPWEARVLVGWVLFCAIVLLWLRLALWTASPERTRALALREDDTRALAGGVTLVASLVSLVGVIFALHQAGSEKGAAAVALTVLAVLTVAASWLLVHAEYTLHYARKFYSDGGGVTFPKEDGGTLKDPDYRDFAYLSLTIGMTFQVSDNTITTRAFRRLLLGHALLSYLFGAVIVAVTINGVAGIIG; this is translated from the coding sequence ATGACCGACACCTCGCGCCATCCCCCGGCTGTGGCGCGGCTGCTGCTGGGCGCTGGCGTGGGCATTCTGGCAGGACTGCTAACCCCACACGTCTGGCCCTGGGAGGCCCGTGTGCTGGTGGGCTGGGTGCTGTTCTGTGCCATCGTCCTGCTGTGGCTGAGGCTGGCGCTGTGGACCGCTTCCCCGGAACGCACACGGGCGCTGGCGCTGCGCGAGGACGATACGCGGGCGCTGGCAGGCGGCGTGACCCTGGTGGCCTCGCTGGTCAGTCTGGTGGGCGTGATCTTCGCGCTGCATCAGGCCGGGAGCGAGAAGGGGGCGGCGGCGGTGGCCCTGACCGTGCTGGCGGTGCTGACTGTGGCCGCGTCGTGGCTGCTGGTCCACGCCGAGTACACGCTGCACTACGCCCGCAAGTTCTACAGCGATGGCGGCGGCGTGACCTTTCCGAAGGAGGACGGCGGCACGCTGAAAGACCCCGATTACCGCGACTTCGCCTACCTGTCCCTGACCATCGGCATGACCTTTCAGGTCAGCGATAACACCATCACTACGCGGGCCTTTCGCCGCCTGCTGCTGGGCCACGCGCTGCTGTCGTACCTGTTCGGGGCCGTGATCGTGGCCGTGACCATCAACGGGGTGGCGGGGATTATCGGGTAG
- a CDS encoding type II toxin-antitoxin system HigB family toxin, with translation MNALTLAALIAFWLKHPDAEGPLRIWYRQVRRNEYQSFADVKADFSSADWVQGFIVFDIGGNKYRLIVCPDFRTKRLYIEAILTHREYDHWRP, from the coding sequence ATGAACGCGCTCACTCTGGCAGCGCTGATCGCGTTCTGGCTCAAACATCCCGACGCCGAGGGGCCATTGCGAATCTGGTACAGGCAGGTCCGCCGGAATGAATACCAATCTTTTGCCGATGTGAAGGCCGATTTTAGCAGCGCCGACTGGGTGCAGGGTTTCATCGTCTTTGACATCGGCGGCAACAAATATCGGCTGATCGTCTGTCCAGATTTTCGTACCAAGCGCCTGTACATTGAGGCCATCTTGACCCACAGGGAATATGACCACTGGAGGCCCTGA
- a CDS encoding TIGR00282 family metallophosphoesterase has protein sequence MIKLLFVGDVFGQPGRRMLGKTLPDLRRDVDFAIVNMENSAGGFGMHRDAAEGALRAGADCMTLGNHAWQHRDINKLMQDPENYPIVRPLNYADPATPGVGWRTFDIQTKEGTERLTVVNLLGRVFMDQVSNPFSAIDNLLERDDLGSVFVDFHAEASSEKAGMAWHLDGRVAAVIGTHTHVPTADTRILPHGTAFQTDAGFTGPHDSIIGSDPAGPVARFVTERPHRYAVAEGRAELNAVYVQIEAGRAMSIERYRAVEEGVEADGL, from the coding sequence ATGATCAAGCTGTTATTCGTGGGAGACGTATTCGGACAACCGGGACGCCGGATGCTGGGAAAAACCTTGCCAGACCTTCGCCGGGACGTGGATTTTGCCATCGTGAATATGGAGAATTCTGCCGGAGGATTTGGAATGCACCGCGACGCGGCGGAAGGCGCACTGCGGGCCGGGGCCGACTGCATGACGCTGGGCAACCACGCCTGGCAACACCGCGACATCAACAAATTGATGCAGGACCCGGAGAACTACCCCATCGTGCGCCCGCTGAACTATGCCGATCCAGCTACTCCCGGCGTCGGCTGGCGCACTTTTGACATTCAGACGAAGGAAGGAACCGAGCGTCTCACCGTGGTCAATCTGCTGGGCCGGGTCTTCATGGATCAGGTGTCCAATCCCTTCAGCGCCATAGACAACCTGCTGGAACGGGATGACCTGGGCAGTGTCTTCGTGGACTTTCACGCCGAGGCCAGCAGCGAGAAGGCGGGCATGGCGTGGCATCTGGACGGACGGGTGGCCGCCGTGATCGGCACGCATACGCATGTGCCCACCGCCGACACGCGCATCCTGCCGCACGGGACCGCCTTTCAGACCGACGCCGGATTCACCGGCCCACACGACAGCATCATCGGTTCGGACCCGGCTGGTCCGGTGGCCCGCTTCGTCACCGAGCGCCCCCACCGGTACGCGGTGGCCGAGGGCCGCGCCGAGCTGAATGCCGTCTATGTCCAGATAGAGGCGGGGCGGGCGATGTCCATTGAGCGCTACCGTGCCGTGGAAGAAGGGGTGGAGGCAGACGGGTTGTAG
- a CDS encoding rhodanese-related sulfurtransferase, protein MLSVLPSSAPFTVLALYQFRNVPDPTALRAELLQLGEGSGLCGTLIVASEGINGTVAGTRAAVDELSAFLQSAGFDRLEAKESHSTGQPFKRFKVRLKSEIVTLGLPVEPTSQAGQYVEAGDWNALIADPDVVVVDTRNRYEVSAGTFEGAVNPLIDSFREFPAWLDAHADELAGKRVAMFCTGGIRCEKSTSLLRERGFTDVLHLRGGILKYLEDVPEEDSRWNGECFVFDGRVTVGHGLREGGAAMCHSCGWPLGADERAHTAYEEGVSCPQCVEATTEAQKAAFRDRQRMYDAQQT, encoded by the coding sequence ATGCTCAGTGTTCTCCCCTCCTCCGCTCCCTTCACCGTTCTGGCCCTCTATCAGTTTCGCAACGTGCCGGACCCTACCGCCCTGCGCGCCGAGCTGCTGCAACTGGGCGAAGGCTCCGGCCTGTGCGGCACGCTGATCGTCGCGTCAGAGGGCATCAACGGCACGGTGGCCGGAACGCGGGCGGCGGTTGACGAGCTGAGTGCCTTCCTCCAATCAGCGGGTTTTGACCGACTGGAAGCCAAGGAATCGCACAGCACCGGACAGCCCTTCAAACGCTTCAAGGTGCGCCTGAAATCCGAGATCGTGACGCTGGGCCTGCCCGTCGAACCCACTTCCCAGGCCGGGCAGTACGTGGAGGCGGGCGACTGGAACGCCCTGATCGCTGACCCGGATGTGGTGGTGGTGGACACCCGCAACCGCTACGAAGTCAGCGCCGGAACCTTTGAGGGGGCAGTCAACCCGCTAATCGACAGCTTCCGCGAGTTTCCCGCGTGGCTGGACGCGCATGCCGACGAACTGGCGGGTAAACGCGTCGCCATGTTCTGCACCGGGGGCATTCGCTGCGAGAAAAGCACCAGCCTGCTGCGTGAGCGCGGCTTCACAGACGTATTGCACCTGCGCGGCGGCATCCTGAAGTATCTGGAGGATGTGCCGGAAGAGGACAGCCGCTGGAACGGCGAATGCTTTGTCTTTGATGGCCGCGTGACCGTGGGCCACGGCCTGCGCGAGGGCGGGGCCGCGATGTGCCACTCCTGCGGCTGGCCCCTGGGCGCGGATGAACGGGCGCACACGGCCTACGAGGAAGGCGTGAGTTGCCCGCAGTGTGTGGAGGCGACGACGGAGGCTCAGAAAGCGGCGTTCCGGGATCGGCAACGGATGTATGACGCGCAGCAAACCTAG
- a CDS encoding DUF433 domain-containing protein encodes MTLLERITINPAQCGGRPCIRDMRIRVSDVLDLLGAGVEADEILRDYPDLQREDIEAALHWAALQTP; translated from the coding sequence ATGACTCTGCTGGAGCGCATCACCATTAACCCCGCGCAGTGCGGAGGGCGGCCCTGTATCCGAGATATGCGAATTCGGGTTAGCGACGTGCTGGATTTGCTGGGCGCAGGCGTGGAAGCCGATGAGATTTTGCGCGACTACCCCGACTTGCAACGCGAGGATATTGAAGCCGCTTTGCATTGGGCCGCCCTCCAAACCCCGTAA
- a CDS encoding phosphoenolpyruvate carboxylase: MGIKSDVNLLGRTLGHVLKEQEGEAFFDLVERTRALVREVRAGGDDIELRQMLADLSGEDAGRLARAFTWYFQLVNLAEEYERVRSLRGSDGVRSQSLESALAALKEQGLSAADVEALIERVNLGLTFTAHPTEMRRRTIRQHLEAVARDIPHLDDTEAQERVAAHVEAMWSTPELRHLKPTVLDEVKGGLNYITAIAGALPELQRDLGRAFVNVYGQESNARIPLSFSSWMGGDRDGNPFVTPQATRETLEVHRQRARELLLGELKRTYANLSQEDGDPAQTAGQEPYRTELRQLHNAVRDGEQVELLPRLEALDIRLRGDGQHRTADQLLTPLLTLVRVFGQHLVSLDVREHSGQTGAAVAELLKQAGVEADYLALSEEERQKLLTTELRSRRPLWPAGEVLPEELETVIGPIREVQGAIAQSGPRAFGRYIISMAESVSDVLEPLLLAREVGLRVLTVPLFETLDDLQRAPQVMTDLLALPEYRAILGEDVQEIMLGYSDSNKDAGFLAANWALHEAQRQISDVCRAAGVRWRFFHGRGTSIGRGGGPASRAILGQPAGTIDAGLRITEQGEALADKYSHPVLARRNLEQALYGLLLSAARPADSLKPEWTAAMDTAAAASATAYRALVHDDGFLPFFEAATPIHEIARLNIASRPVRRPGAPTLTNLRAIPWVMSWTQIRSNLPGWYGLREGLQSIGPDAARGMYAAWPFFRTVIDNAQMSLAKSDPLIFEEYLRLLGPHPLADSLQAAYRETVELVQAVVGAELLDNEPRLRESISLRNPYIDPIHRIQVELLRRARAEEGGLDTFERPLMLSLQGIAAGVRNTG; this comes from the coding sequence ATGGGCATCAAGAGTGACGTGAACTTGCTGGGCCGCACGCTGGGCCACGTGCTGAAAGAGCAGGAAGGCGAGGCATTTTTTGACCTCGTGGAGCGCACACGGGCGCTGGTCCGCGAAGTCCGGGCCGGGGGCGATGACATCGAACTGAGGCAGATGTTGGCCGATCTGTCCGGCGAGGATGCAGGACGGCTGGCACGGGCCTTTACGTGGTACTTCCAACTGGTCAATCTGGCCGAGGAATACGAGCGGGTGCGCTCGCTACGCGGCAGCGATGGCGTCCGCTCACAGAGTCTGGAAAGTGCGCTGGCCGCCCTGAAAGAGCAGGGCCTGAGCGCGGCGGACGTGGAAGCCCTGATCGAGCGCGTCAACCTGGGCCTGACCTTCACCGCCCACCCCACTGAGATGCGCCGCCGCACCATCCGGCAGCATCTGGAAGCGGTGGCACGCGATATCCCGCACCTGGACGATACCGAGGCGCAGGAGCGGGTGGCCGCCCATGTGGAGGCGATGTGGTCCACGCCCGAGCTGCGGCACCTGAAGCCCACCGTGCTGGACGAGGTCAAGGGCGGTCTGAACTACATCACCGCGATTGCCGGGGCGTTGCCCGAGTTACAGCGTGATCTGGGCCGGGCCTTCGTGAACGTGTACGGGCAGGAGTCAAATGCCCGAATCCCCCTGAGTTTCTCGTCGTGGATGGGCGGGGACCGCGACGGCAATCCCTTCGTGACGCCGCAGGCCACCCGTGAGACGCTGGAAGTCCACCGCCAGCGGGCGCGCGAGCTGCTGCTGGGCGAATTGAAGCGCACCTACGCCAACCTGTCTCAGGAGGACGGCGATCCGGCGCAGACGGCGGGGCAGGAGCCGTACCGCACCGAGTTGCGCCAGCTTCACAACGCCGTGCGCGACGGCGAACAGGTGGAGTTGCTCCCGCGCCTGGAAGCGCTGGACATCCGCCTGCGGGGGGACGGGCAGCACCGCACCGCCGATCAATTGCTCACGCCCTTGCTGACCCTCGTGCGCGTCTTTGGGCAGCATCTCGTCAGTCTGGACGTGCGCGAACACTCCGGGCAGACCGGGGCGGCGGTGGCGGAACTGCTGAAACAGGCTGGGGTGGAGGCCGATTATCTGGCGCTTTCGGAGGAGGAACGGCAAAAACTCCTCACCACCGAACTGCGCTCGCGCCGCCCGCTGTGGCCTGCCGGAGAAGTGCTGCCCGAGGAACTGGAAACTGTGATCGGTCCCATCCGCGAGGTGCAGGGCGCGATTGCCCAGAGCGGGCCGCGCGCTTTTGGACGCTACATCATCAGCATGGCCGAGAGCGTCAGTGACGTGCTGGAGCCGCTGCTGCTGGCCCGCGAGGTGGGCCTGCGGGTGCTGACCGTGCCGCTGTTCGAGACGCTGGACGACCTGCAACGCGCCCCGCAGGTCATGACCGATCTGCTGGCCCTGCCCGAATACCGCGCGATTCTGGGCGAGGACGTGCAGGAAATCATGCTGGGATATTCGGACAGCAACAAGGACGCCGGATTCCTGGCCGCCAACTGGGCGCTGCACGAGGCCCAGCGGCAGATCAGCGACGTGTGCCGCGCGGCAGGGGTGCGCTGGCGGTTCTTCCACGGGCGCGGCACCAGCATCGGGCGCGGGGGCGGCCCAGCTTCCCGCGCGATTCTGGGGCAGCCTGCCGGAACCATTGACGCCGGACTGCGGATCACCGAACAGGGCGAGGCACTGGCCGATAAGTACAGCCACCCCGTGCTGGCGCGGCGCAATCTGGAACAGGCGCTGTACGGTCTGCTGCTGTCTGCCGCACGTCCAGCGGATTCGCTGAAACCCGAATGGACGGCAGCGATGGACACGGCGGCTGCGGCCAGTGCCACGGCTTATCGCGCACTGGTGCATGACGACGGCTTCCTACCCTTTTTTGAAGCCGCCACGCCCATCCACGAAATCGCCCGTCTGAACATCGCCTCGCGCCCCGTTCGCCGCCCCGGTGCGCCCACGCTGACCAACCTGCGCGCCATTCCCTGGGTGATGAGCTGGACGCAGATTCGCAGCAACCTGCCCGGCTGGTACGGCCTGCGCGAGGGCTTGCAGAGCATCGGCCCGGACGCGGCGCGGGGGATGTACGCGGCGTGGCCGTTCTTCCGTACCGTGATCGACAACGCGCAGATGAGCCTGGCGAAGAGTGACCCGCTGATCTTCGAGGAATACCTGCGCCTGCTGGGGCCGCACCCGCTGGCCGACTCTCTCCAGGCCGCTTACCGCGAGACGGTGGAACTGGTGCAGGCCGTGGTGGGCGCGGAGTTGCTGGACAATGAACCCCGCCTGCGCGAGAGCATCAGCCTGCGCAACCCGTACATCGATCCGATCCACCGCATTCAGGTGGAACTGCTGCGCCGCGCCCGCGCCGAAGAAGGCGGCCTGGACACCTTCGAGCGCCCGCTGATGCTGAGCTTGCAGGGCATCGCGGCGGGGGTGCGGAATACGGGGTGA
- a CDS encoding type II toxin-antitoxin system HigA family antitoxin gives MTTLPNFNAFVQSWQQIHSYAPGLFVEITDDETLKQATDALKALDAEMSASGIHPHPLDDLANTVMNRIVAYEAVHYPIPDIDAPDILKVFMEERHLTQQQLAKAVGISQSTISQLLGRRRAFTLEHLHKLAGYFGVKVSLFLPD, from the coding sequence ATGACCACCTTGCCCAACTTCAACGCCTTTGTTCAGTCGTGGCAGCAAATCCATAGCTATGCACCTGGATTATTTGTTGAAATCACTGACGATGAAACCCTCAAACAGGCAACGGACGCACTCAAAGCCCTAGACGCCGAGATGAGCGCCAGCGGAATTCATCCGCACCCGCTTGATGATCTGGCAAACACCGTCATGAACCGCATCGTCGCCTATGAAGCCGTCCACTACCCCATCCCCGACATAGACGCCCCTGACATCCTCAAAGTGTTTATGGAAGAACGCCACCTGACCCAGCAGCAACTCGCTAAAGCGGTGGGCATCAGCCAAAGCACCATCAGCCAACTGCTGGGGCGCAGGCGGGCCTTCACGCTGGAGCATCTGCACAAGCTGGCCGGGTACTTTGGGGTGAAGGTATCGCTGTTTTTGCCGGACTGA
- a CDS encoding DUF305 domain-containing protein has translation MTRSKPRPQLLAALALVLFAVGVGVFLLLTPRTPTPTINSPEVTFTRAMIAHHDQAITLAVLIRKRSADRTIRSAALDIQLSQEEQIRQMRGFLTVWKQSDTFEMSADHAHSMGMASDAELVSLRTLPVLQAEIKFLQLMTRHHQGALRMIPPALEPGVLPQVRHLARQMQVTQGGEIRFMTSLLKARGAGLLPLPEMEMEMPGMGH, from the coding sequence ATGACGCGCAGCAAACCTAGACCGCAACTGCTGGCCGCATTGGCGCTGGTTCTTTTTGCCGTGGGAGTGGGCGTTTTTCTGCTGCTGACTCCGAGAACCCCAACACCAACCATCAACAGCCCAGAAGTGACCTTCACGCGCGCGATGATCGCCCACCACGATCAGGCCATTACGCTGGCGGTGCTGATCCGAAAACGCAGCGCAGACCGCACCATTCGCTCGGCGGCGCTGGACATCCAACTGTCGCAGGAGGAGCAGATTCGCCAGATGCGCGGCTTTTTGACGGTCTGGAAGCAGTCCGACACCTTCGAGATGTCCGCCGATCACGCCCACAGTATGGGCATGGCGTCGGACGCGGAGCTGGTATCGCTGAGAACTCTGCCCGTGCTACAGGCCGAGATCAAATTTCTGCAACTGATGACCCGCCACCATCAGGGCGCGTTGCGAATGATTCCGCCTGCGCTGGAGCCGGGGGTGTTGCCCCAGGTGCGCCACCTCGCCCGCCAGATGCAGGTTACGCAGGGCGGCGAGATTCGCTTTATGACTTCGCTATTGAAAGCGCGTGGGGCAGGGTTGCTGCCGTTGCCCGAAATGGAGATGGAGATGCCGGGGATGGGGCATTGA
- a CDS encoding DEAD/DEAH box helicase, protein MTISAPNLSKLLPAAPPGNLLLLPQVARAALFAAFPGPAVLLTTADRIGNYASAGALGAPVTVNPGLSDWDGMHEHVVLDVNTALDLFPAHPEDHALSLRVGRNYPREALLNRLERLGYERGEEPGYELRGDTLELRLSPGAGRPTDAEGDIWVRAEFFGDELDTLRLLAPGEMTGEKAQTFTLEPTADYLTEVKWDATRLELLPGRVFLDSPEFYASSLGVLTDTLWPKLAGREVTSFGRAPLQLPDLDTGLGTLDFYRARLGDLEKDVKEWREADYRVLILVRHDRTAAYLADKLLNTHEIPWLKLPRVEEGGLGFLRGGGEGGFVIPEHRTVVITEDLIYGFQGGSALRGKRLAGRPVTDALGLHVGDYLIHPEHGIGQFLGLETLTVLGVTRDYLDLEYRKGAHLRVPIEQLPVLRRHPGTTDDPPVLSSFDKKDWARAKDKARKNAEEVAGKLLVQYAARQVTPGNEFAPLPEWEKQIEDNFQFELTSDQRISLKETLKDLEKPNPADRLISGDVGFGKTEVALRAAHRVVGHGMQVAILVPTTLLAEQHTTTFVERFKDLPVRVEGLSRFTSPQSSKAILRDLAAGKVDILIGTHRLLSGDIEFKNLGLIIVDEEHRFGVSQKEKLRALRGMPDVAAGKLDIPEGARAVDTLALSATPIPRTLYMSMVGLRDMSSIQTPPKGRKPIQTVLAPFDPSTVRDAIISEIERGGKVFYIHDRIASIGARSLYLRNLVPEARIGVAHGRMNEEELEEIMLGFEEGAFDVLVSTTIVETGLDIPEANTILIERSDRLGLAQLYQLRGRVGRRAQTAYAYLFYPPRMTETAQRRLWAIADLQDLGSGHLLAEKDMEIRGVGNILGEEQHGHVQAVSIDVYTEMLSEAVARLKGEKIQAPVNISIDLPINARLTPAYFGGDDEARIATYGRLSDARTLQAISRVERDLRKKYGPPAPEEQNFIDLAKLRLTAAARRVLSIGETMTELQVTFAYKSLDYDAAGLKRFPHKTEVQTFPPSVKMEKRGIKPDDYARMIIELLGYFG, encoded by the coding sequence GTGACCATCTCCGCGCCCAACCTGTCTAAATTGCTGCCCGCCGCCCCGCCCGGCAATCTGCTCTTGCTCCCGCAGGTGGCGCGGGCGGCGCTATTCGCGGCCTTTCCCGGCCCGGCGGTGCTGCTGACCACCGCTGACCGCATTGGCAATTACGCCTCGGCGGGGGCACTGGGTGCGCCGGTGACGGTCAATCCGGGTCTGAGCGACTGGGACGGCATGCACGAGCATGTGGTACTGGACGTGAACACCGCGCTGGACTTGTTCCCCGCCCACCCCGAAGACCACGCCCTGAGCCTGCGCGTGGGCCGCAACTACCCGCGCGAGGCACTCCTGAACCGCCTGGAACGCCTGGGCTACGAGCGGGGAGAAGAACCCGGCTACGAGTTGCGCGGCGACACCCTGGAACTGCGCCTCAGCCCCGGTGCGGGCCGCCCCACCGACGCAGAGGGCGACATCTGGGTGCGCGCCGAGTTCTTTGGCGACGAACTGGACACCCTGCGCCTGCTGGCCCCCGGCGAGATGACGGGCGAGAAGGCCCAGACCTTCACCCTGGAACCCACCGCCGACTACCTGACGGAAGTAAAGTGGGACGCCACCCGCCTGGAACTGCTGCCGGGCCGCGTCTTTCTGGACTCCCCGGAGTTTTACGCCTCCAGCCTGGGCGTGTTGACCGATACGTTGTGGCCCAAACTGGCCGGGCGCGAGGTCACGTCGTTTGGCCGCGCGCCATTGCAATTGCCCGATCTGGATACCGGACTGGGGACACTGGATTTCTACCGCGCCCGCCTGGGCGATCTGGAAAAGGATGTCAAGGAGTGGCGGGAGGCCGATTACCGCGTCCTGATTCTGGTGCGCCACGACCGCACGGCGGCGTATCTGGCCGACAAATTGCTGAACACCCACGAGATTCCCTGGCTCAAACTTCCGCGCGTGGAGGAAGGTGGCCTGGGCTTCCTGCGCGGCGGGGGAGAGGGCGGTTTCGTCATCCCCGAACACCGCACCGTGGTCATTACCGAAGACCTGATCTACGGCTTCCAGGGCGGCTCTGCGCTGCGTGGCAAACGGCTGGCGGGCCGCCCGGTTACGGACGCGCTGGGCCTGCACGTCGGCGATTACTTGATTCATCCTGAACACGGCATCGGTCAGTTTCTAGGGCTGGAAACATTGACGGTGCTGGGCGTCACGCGCGATTACCTTGACCTGGAATACCGCAAGGGCGCACACCTGCGCGTTCCCATTGAGCAACTGCCCGTGCTGCGCCGTCATCCCGGTACCACCGACGATCCGCCCGTGCTGAGCAGTTTTGACAAGAAGGACTGGGCGCGGGCCAAGGACAAGGCCCGCAAGAACGCGGAGGAGGTGGCGGGTAAACTCCTTGTGCAGTACGCTGCCCGGCAAGTTACGCCCGGCAACGAATTCGCCCCGCTGCCCGAGTGGGAAAAGCAGATCGAGGACAACTTCCAGTTTGAGCTGACCAGTGACCAGCGCATCTCCCTCAAGGAAACGCTGAAGGATCTGGAGAAGCCCAACCCCGCTGACCGCCTGATCTCCGGCGACGTGGGCTTCGGCAAGACCGAAGTGGCCCTGCGCGCCGCCCACCGCGTCGTGGGCCACGGCATGCAGGTGGCGATTCTGGTTCCCACCACGCTGCTGGCCGAGCAGCACACCACCACCTTCGTGGAACGTTTCAAGGATCTGCCGGTGCGCGTGGAGGGGCTGTCGCGCTTTACCTCGCCGCAATCTTCCAAGGCCATCCTGCGCGACTTGGCGGCGGGCAAGGTGGACATCCTGATCGGCACGCACCGCCTCCTGAGCGGCGATATTGAATTCAAGAATCTGGGCCTGATCATCGTGGACGAGGAACACCGCTTTGGCGTGTCTCAGAAGGAAAAACTGCGGGCGCTGCGTGGGATGCCGGATGTGGCGGCGGGCAAGCTGGACATTCCAGAAGGGGCGCGGGCGGTGGACACCCTGGCCCTCTCGGCCACCCCGATTCCGCGCACCCTCTACATGAGCATGGTGGGCCTGCGCGACATGAGCAGCATCCAGACGCCGCCGAAGGGCCGCAAGCCCATCCAGACGGTGCTGGCTCCCTTTGACCCCAGTACGGTGCGTGACGCCATCATCAGCGAGATTGAGCGCGGCGGCAAGGTCTTTTACATCCATGACCGGATTGCCAGTATCGGCGCACGCAGCCTGTACCTGCGCAATCTGGTGCCGGAAGCCCGCATTGGCGTGGCGCACGGGCGCATGAACGAGGAGGAGCTGGAAGAGATCATGCTGGGCTTTGAGGAAGGGGCCTTTGACGTGCTGGTGTCCACCACCATCGTGGAAACGGGGCTGGACATCCCGGAGGCCAACACCATCCTGATCGAGCGTTCGGATCGGCTGGGCCTGGCGCAGCTTTACCAGTTGCGCGGGCGGGTGGGCCGACGCGCCCAGACTGCCTACGCCTACCTGTTCTACCCGCCGCGCATGACCGAGACCGCGCAGCGCCGCCTGTGGGCCATTGCCGATTTGCAAGACCTGGGCAGCGGACACCTGCTGGCCGAGAAGGACATGGAAATTCGCGGCGTGGGCAACATTCTGGGCGAGGAACAGCACGGGCATGTGCAGGCCGTGTCCATCGACGTGTACACCGAGATGCTCTCGGAAGCGGTGGCGCGGCTGAAGGGCGAGAAGATTCAGGCTCCGGTCAACATTTCCATTGACCTGCCGATCAACGCCCGCCTGACCCCGGCCTATTTCGGCGGCGACGACGAGGCGCGGATTGCCACCTATGGCCGCCTCTCGGACGCGCGCACGTTGCAGGCGATCAGCCGGGTGGAGCGTGATTTACGCAAGAAATACGGCCCGCCCGCCCCGGAGGAACAGAACTTCATTGACCTCGCCAAGCTGAGGCTGACGGCTGCCGCCCGGCGTGTGCTGAGCATCGGCGAGACCATGACCGAGTTGCAGGTGACGTTCGCCTATAAATCGCTGGACTACGACGCCGCCGGGCTGAAGCGTTTTCCCCACAAGACCGAGGTGCAGACCTTCCCGCCCAGTGTGAAGATGGAGAAACGGGGCATCAAGCCGGACGATTACGCGCGGATGATTATTGAATTGCTGGGGTATTTCGGGTAA
- a CDS encoding universal stress protein: MTTTPMNRILVTTDGSELGQHALSHAQGLAKALGAELIVLSIQTDPLVAAYGEYAYAMPTSNETMDEMKASLENLLHEQVPDARIMVERAQGRHVSRAILDVAREEGAQMIVMTTHGRSGLGRALLGSVAQAVAQHAAVPVLLIKGDQGPVAWGKSTASS; the protein is encoded by the coding sequence ATGACCACCACACCGATGAACCGAATTCTCGTGACCACCGATGGCAGCGAACTGGGCCAGCATGCCCTCTCTCACGCGCAGGGACTGGCCAAGGCGCTGGGGGCCGAACTGATCGTGCTGAGCATCCAGACCGATCCGCTGGTGGCCGCCTACGGCGAATACGCCTACGCCATGCCCACGTCCAACGAAACCATGGACGAGATGAAAGCGAGCCTGGAAAACCTCCTGCACGAGCAGGTGCCGGACGCCAGGATCATGGTGGAGCGCGCCCAGGGCCGCCATGTCTCCCGCGCCATTCTGGACGTGGCCCGTGAGGAAGGCGCGCAGATGATCGTCATGACCACCCACGGACGCAGCGGTCTGGGCCGCGCCCTGCTGGGCAGTGTGGCGCAGGCGGTGGCGCAACATGCGGCGGTGCCCGTGCTGCTGATCAAGGGCGATCAGGGTCCGGTGGCATGGGGCAAGAGTACCGCCTCGTCGTAA